Proteins encoded within one genomic window of bacterium:
- a CDS encoding ABC-2 transporter permease, which translates to MSNAGVIFRREFAAYFNSPIAYIFIIVFLVLNCGLFMTPFFLAQLADMRDFFGNLPLFLIFFIPAVSMRLWAEDKRSGTFELLMTLPMKSSEVMLGKYFAAMAFYVVALLGTLPIPIMLAMLGNPDLGAVFGGYLGALLLGGLYMAVGIFTSGLLRDQISAFILGMLACFALFLVGVPAVSATIDGWIGGFGSFLQNAFGLMPHYQALQRGVLELGDLAYFLGLTAVFLVLNAVWLEGRKY; encoded by the coding sequence ATGTCTAACGCCGGCGTGATCTTCCGCCGCGAGTTCGCGGCCTACTTCAACAGCCCGATCGCCTACATCTTCATCATCGTGTTCCTGGTGCTCAACTGCGGGCTGTTCATGACGCCGTTCTTCCTGGCCCAGCTCGCGGACATGCGCGACTTCTTCGGGAACCTGCCCCTGTTCCTGATCTTCTTCATCCCCGCGGTGTCCATGCGGCTGTGGGCCGAGGACAAGCGCAGCGGCACCTTCGAGCTGTTGATGACGCTGCCCATGAAGTCCAGCGAGGTCATGCTCGGCAAGTACTTCGCGGCGATGGCCTTCTACGTGGTGGCGCTGCTCGGCACGCTGCCGATCCCGATCATGCTGGCGATGCTGGGCAACCCCGACCTGGGCGCCGTGTTCGGCGGCTACCTGGGCGCGCTGCTGCTGGGCGGCCTGTACATGGCCGTGGGCATCTTCACCAGCGGCCTGCTGCGCGACCAGATCTCCGCCTTCATCCTGGGCATGCTGGCCTGTTTCGCCCTGTTCCTGGTCGGGGTGCCGGCCGTCTCGGCCACCATCGACGGCTGGATCGGCGGCTTCGGCTCGTTCCTGCAGAACGCGTTCGGGCTGATGCCCCACTACCAGGCGCTGCAGCGCGGCGTGCTGGAGCTGGGCGACCTCGCCTACTTCCTGGGCCTCACGGCCGTGTTCCTGGTCCTGAACGCCGTCTGGCTGGAAGGGAGGAAGTACTGA